The following is a genomic window from Nitrospira sp. CR1.1.
ACGCCGACCACGCATATATTCAAAAAGCAGATTGGCCGCTTGCCAGATGGGATTGATCTGTCCAATAGTGTCGAGAATGAATTTTACTGCCTCAGGCTTGCCGCCGCGTTTGGGTTGCCGGTCACTAAGGCGGAGATGCAGGACTTCAATGGGATGCGGGCATTGGTCGTCGAACGGTTCGACCGGCGATGGACCGCGGACAAGCGCCTGCTGCGCATGCCCCAGGAGGACTTCTGTCAGGTGCTCTCGGTGCCGCCGACGAGAAAATATCAGAGTGAAGGCGGGCCGGGACTGATACAGATGCTTGAGGTCCTGAGAGGCAGCGATAGTCCGACGGTGGACCGAGAGACGCTATTGAAGGCGCAGATATTTTTTTGGCTCATTGGGGCCACGGACGGACATGCGAAGAATTTCAGCATCTTTCTCGGCCCCGGCGGCAGCTATCGCTTGACGCCGCTCTATGATGTGCTGACTGCCCAGCCAAGCCTTGAGGCAGGACAGGTGCAGCGCAAGCAGATGAAGCTTTCCATGTCGGTCGGCACGAACCGTCACTACCGGATCGATGAAATTCAGCGCCGGCATTTCGTGCAGACCGCACTAGCCGCCGGTCTCTCGAGATCAGCTATTGCCATGGTGCTAGAAGAGGTCGTGGACACGGCGCCCAAGGCGCTCGAAACAGTCGAGAATGCTCTGCCGAATGATTTTCCAACCGCTGTGTCTGTTTCCGTGAGCAGAGGTGTCAAACAGCGCCTCGACGTCCTTGTTGCCGCACCGTAGTCTGTGTTGAAGCGCGCGACGTGACTCCAGCACAAGTGGGGGCAGATCGCCACAGCGAAGAGATTCAAGAAATCACATGTCCGCGCGATGTCACTGCTCCGGTTCCCACTGCCACTTATCTATCTATCCCCGAGTTCACGTGTTTTCTCTGGCAGTGACTTCAGATGCAATTCTCCTCGGCTGCTGTCGAGGGTAATCTGATACGCCCCGAGAAAGCTCAATCCCAAGAGCCCGTCAACCGTAAATGGGAGATCGGGAAGGTCGTGGATTAAGACCTGGCTATTCCTGAGCTCTGCCCCGCCGATGCGAATCGCATCCAGTATCACCGCGTCCACCTGAACCGAACCGCTTGCGGTGTGCAACAGTACGCGTGTTGCGTAGGCGGTCGAGGCCAATCCAAGCTCCGTGGCAAGTCGACGCGAAATGATGGTCTGCGACGCACCGGTGTCGACAATGAGTCGTGCCTGTTTGGAGTCATTCAAGGTGGCCATGACAACGAGGACACTTCCCGAGCGTTCCACCGGAACGGCGGTAGCATGGGAATAGTCCAACAAGAGGGGAGAGGAGGGAGTTTTACCGACATGCTGCGGCGCGTTAGGGGGAAACGGCATGCCGGTCGGAGGCATCGGTCCTGTCGAGGCCTTAGGCGACAGAAGATTGACGGCGTGACAGGAGAGAAACTGGCGGGGACTATCTGTGAATACTGTCTTGCCATGGGCATCCACGCACTCAAAGAGGGTGCCGTTTGCGAAGGTAGTCGGTACGACCAGCAGCACTAGTGTTAAGACGGTGAGGACTGTTGCCGGTGCCATCCGCGGTATGGGCAGAACATCGAGCGGAGCTTGATTACACCGCGAGGTCATGGATGTCCTGGTCCGCGGAAGGGACGGGCGCATTTGCGAGTTGAGCGAGCAGACGGTGGTCACTCAGCAGTCGGCTGACCACGGCGGTTCGGGTCGTCACCCGAGTTTTTTTCATCAAGCGTTTCAGATGATCCTTCACCGTGTGCTCGCTGATGCTCAGCTTGTTCGCAATTTCTTTGTTCGTGAGGCCCTCGAGGAGGTAGCGCATGACCGCTGCTTCGCGTGGTGTCAAATGAATCGGCGTGGCCGAGGCGGGGTGTGCATAGCCTCGTTCATCTGACAGCTCAAGTCGGTCAATCAGCACGAGTAGCTGCCCGTCACCAGGATGCAGCGGTGACGGGATACCAAATGCGCGGAGCATGATTCGACCAGAGCGAGACAAGGCGGTCTGAGAGAGGCGCACATTCTCCCAGTCGGTCGATTCGGGAGACGGAGGAAGCATTTGGATGAGTTCCTGGCAGAATGATCGTATGACTGGAGGCAGGTCTACCGTTGGCCCTGGCCGCATGATCAATTCCTGAAGCAATGCGCGCCCGTCAGCATTGAGGTGCACCACTTGAAAGGTGGATGAAAGGAGAAGCACGCCGGTTTGAGCTGGTCGACTCGACTGGTCACTGTAGGGAAACGGCCAATGAGACTTCTGTGCAGCCACCATAGTATGTCCTTGCTCCGAACGGAAGCCTGAGTCGTTCTTGCTGGAGGAGAAGCACTCCGGCGAGTCTAATGCCAGTACATGCAGCACTCAATCCCGCCTTCGGGGGCCCTCCTTCTGAGTAAGCGTCGGCGCTCCCTCGCCACCGTGCTCTCTTCTGCTGCAAGGTCCAGACATGTTCACTCTTCTTTCCACGAACGCCAGATTGAAGCATTTACCACCCTTGACCCGTGTCGAATTCCTTCCTTTCTGTGAATCGACCAGCCTGTGACCTGATGCCCGCCAGATGGGTGTACATGCATCTGGGGTGATTGTGGAGATGACTCTGGCTCTACTACTCTCAGGCGCATGCACAAGTGGTTTCCCACCATCGACGTCATCGCGCAACAAGGAGCCAGAATGCGTACCATTCGTCGTCTGCCCTTCATATTCATACTGGTACTCGGCACGGCCTTGATGTTCATGCTTGGCTCCCCCAGCATGGCAAAAGAGACGGATACGGATTCTCCAATCGGTGGTGTTGGAGGTGCTGTCCACGCCGATCCATTCACGGGTATGGCGACGACGAGTATTCCCATTGACGTGGTACCTGGGAGAAACGGGGTGCAGCCGAATTTAGCGCTGACCTATGCGAGTGCTGGCGGAAATGGCTGGGTCGGGATGGGCTGGAAGCTGGAGGTCGGGGCCATTGAGCGACAAACTCGCTGGGGCGTGCCCTATCTTCCTACGGCGAGTGACGAACAAGCCGGCAGAGTCTATACCATTCGTGTCAATGGAGTGAGTGCTGATCTCGTGCCGGCTCCATCCCCCGCGTCGTCTGACGAATATCGCGCCAAGATTGAAGGCGGATTTCTCAGGGTCAAGAAGCTTTCTGGAGGATCAGCTGGGTGGGAGGTCACGGATAAGACGGGCAAGAAATATCTCTTTGGTACAACATCATCGACTCGGATGAGTGATCCTGCCGATGCAACAAGGATATTCAAATGGTGTTTAGAGCGAGTAGAAGACCGTGACGGCAATTTCATGACCGTCGCCTATGCGGGGGACCAGGGACAGGCCTATCTTGACCATATCGATTACACCGGGAATGGCGCAACAGCCCCAACGAACACGGTCAAATTCTATCTTGAAAATAGATCTGATGCACCGGCGATGTATCTCGGCAATTATCTCATCAAAACTGCGAAGCGATTGAAGACCATTGAGGTCAGGGCGAACTCGGCCCTCGTCCGCGCCTATGCGCTCACCTATAGTCAGAGTACCAGTACGTCCAACTCCATATTGGTCTCCATTCAGCAAACTGGGAAGGATGCTTTAATTGATGCCTCCGGAGCCGTGAGTGGGGGAAGCGTACTCCCTGCGATCACAATGGGCGTATCCAGTGCACTATCGAATTTTAGTAATGCCACTTGGTCGTCGTTTGGATCAGGGGGAGGAGATTTAAGGGATCGCATGCTCGTCGGCGACTTTAACGGTGACGGCAGGAATGATTTGGCGTTTCACGCTCCGTGGATGGGTCAGATTCTTGTCGGCATCTCGACAGGAACAAGTTTGAGCTGGTCCGCCTGGGCCGGTGCTGGCACGACAGATTTGATGGGACGATGGCTGGTGGGGGATTTCAACGGAGACGGCAAGAGCGATCTCACTTACCATGATCCGTGGGGCGGCCAACTGAATGTCTTTATATCCACAGGAAGCACTTTCGGTTCAGCGCAATGGGGCAATGCAGGGGCGACGGAGCTCAAAGGTCGGTGGTTGGTTGGGGATTTCAATGGGGATGGCAAGAGTGATCTCACGTATCACAACCCGTGGGGTGGCCAACTCTATGTCTTTCCATCTACCGGGAGCGGTTTTGGTTCGGCGCAATGGGGGAATGCGGGGGCAACGGAATTAATCGGACGCTGGCTGGTCGGGGATTTCAATGGGGATGGCAAGAGTGATCTCACGTATCACAACCCGTGGGGTGGCCAACTCTATGTCTTTCCATCTAACGGGGACAATTTTGGCGTGGCCGAATGGGGCAATGCAGGGGCGACAGAACTCAATGGTCGGTGGCTAGTAGGGGACTTTAATGGAGATGGCAGGAGTGACCTCACCTACCACGATCCGTGGGGCGGCCAACTCAATGTGTTCGTATCTACCGGGCGTAATTTTGGCTCGGCGTCATGGGGCAATGCAGGAGCGACGGAATTAAGCGGACGCTGGCTGGTCGGGGATTTCAATGGGGATGGCAAGAGTGATCTCACGTATCACAACCCGTGGGGTGGCCAACTCTATGTCTTTCCATCTACCGGGAGCGGTTTTGGTTCGGCGCAATGGGGGAATGCGGGGGCGACCGAGCTCAAAGATCGGTGGATAGTGGGAGATTTTAACGGGGAAGGGAAACATGACCTCGTCTATATGAATCCCTGGGATGGTGGCTCCTACATGTTCCTGTCTGATCCGAACAATCCCCTGCCGGATTTGCTAACGAGTCTCTCCAATGGCCTTGGCGGAACAACAACCATCACTTACGTACCTTCGTCGCAGTACACGAATGCGCAGTTACCGTATCCCGTCCAGACCACCGCGACGATTACGACGTGCGACAATTGGAACAGCACGACTTCGGCCTGTGCTGGAACTGCGCTCACAACGGCCCACACCTACAGCGGTGGGTATCACCATATCGGCGAGCGGGAGTTCCGAGGTTTCAACTACGTCAAGGTGACTGGGCCGGTGGGGCCCACAGGCGAGCAGCTCCTTTCCGAGACATGGTTTCATCAAGGCAATGACGTGGCCGTGGGGACGAACAACCCGAACGTCGCGCATGGCTACACGAAGGGCCTGCCCTATCGGACAAAGGTGACTGATGCGACTGGCCATGTCTGGTCGGACGCAACGACGGCCTATTTGGCTGATGCCGATGGTGTGGCGCCATTCTTTACTCCAGTAACTCAGGTGGATGCCAGCATTGACAATGGGGCGAAGCAAACCAGAACCGTTTACGCCCAATATGACACCTACGGCAATGTCCTGCGCGAAGACCAGGTTGGAGACATTAGTACGACTACTGACGATCGGACATTGATCCGGACCTTCGCCAATAACACGGCGGATTGGTTGCTGGGGTTCCCGACCAGTGAGACGGTTTATGAAGGGATTGGACTCAGTCTTCAGGTCGCTCAGACTACGCTCTATTACGACGGCACGGCTAGTTGCGGGACGGCCTCGACGAACCAGACTCCCACGTTGGGGCATCTCACACGTACGGTCCGCTGGCTCAACGGTGGGACCAATCCCGAGACTCGCATGGCCTACGATGCCATGGGGAATATCCTCTGTACCCGCGACGCCAATGGAAATACCACGACCTTGACCTACGACAGCATGAATACCTTCGCGAAGACGACGGTCAATCCGCTGGGGCATGTGGTGACCACCCAATATTACGGGGTGGACGGCGTGGCCACGGACAAGGGGCTCTTTGGCCAGGTCAAGAGCGTAACCGATCCAAACAATCAAACGACGACCAGCGAATATGACGCCTTCGGCCGCAAGAGCAAAACCACGACTCCGGATGGGCTGATCACCACGGCTACCTACAACTACGGCATAGGTTTCACCATCGGCACCCAGCATGTGTTGACGAGCACCTCCGGCGCCGGCCTGGCTACGGCACTTACGAGCGCTACCTACTTTGATGGATTAGGCCGTTCGCTCAAGAAAGAAAGCACCGGACCGGATGCCAAGATCATTGTGACCGAGGTGCAATACGACAGCCGCGGAGCAGTCCGGAAGAAAAGCTTGGCCTATTTTAAAACCCTCGAATCCGTCACTGGCCGGTGGGCCACGACAAGCTATGATGCGCTCGGGCGGGTCGTGCGCATGGACAGTCCAGACAGCACCCGGGGCCTCGCTTGCTTCGCAGATTGGGTCACGGTCACGATTGATGCGGCCGACCATCGCAAGCGTGAGACTAAAGACGCCTACGGCCGGACGGTTCGTGTCGATGAATATCAAAGTACCACGAGTACTTGTGACACGGCGGTCGGCACCCCCTATGCTACGACCACTTATCAGTATGACGTACAGGGCAATCTTCTGTCCGTGACGGATGCCAAGGGCAACGTCTCAACTATGACCTATGACACCTTAGGCCGGAAGACCGCCATGCATGACCCCGATATGGGGAATTGGAGTTACCTGTACGATGCGGCCGGCAATTTGACCAAGCAGACCGATGCCAAAGGCCAGGTGCTGTGGTTCCAGTATGATGCGCTCAACCGTCGGGTGCAAAAGGACTTCACGACGCAGAAGGCCGTCGGCTCCGGGGATGTCCGCTACACCTATGACGGATCCACAAATAACCGAAAGGGGCGATTGCAACAGGTCGTCGATGCGTCAGGGACGGTCGTGTTCCAGTACGATGGACTCGGTCGTATTACCCAGTCGGACAAAACGTTGGATGGCACGACCTACACCACGCAAAGCACCTATGACGGGCTCGGGCGGCTCCTGACGGTGACCTATCCGAGCGCCCCTGCGAAGACCATTAGTTATGCCTACAATGGGCCGGTGTTGGACAAGGTGTTTGAAAGCACCACCACCTATATTCAGTACATCAACTACAATGCGTTTGGGCAGGCCGGCACGACGGCCTATGGCAATGGCGTGTCCACCACGATGACCTATGCCAATGCCAGCAATACCGTCTGCAGCCAGCAGAACTTTCGGCTCTGTACCTTAAAGACGAATGGCCCAGGTTCTGGTGGCGGAGGTGGTGGAGGGGGATCCAATACCACTTATAGTGCTGTGGCCGATTTTTCCGGCACGCAGGGCTTCCATGGCTGGTACTACCTGAGCTCAACG
Proteins encoded in this region:
- a CDS encoding type II toxin-antitoxin system HipA family toxin, with product MSRRRAHAPLRVLLNNRPVGRLNKAATGAIDFQYEPAWLDWEYAMPVSLSLPLREDAYRGAAVTAVFDNLLPDSDTLRRRVAEKVGAAGTDFYSLLAAIGRDCVGALQFMGLDENAPDGESGAITGELVNESAIERLLQGLSQAPLGLSRDVDFRISVAGAQEKTALLRHKGQWWKPSGTTPTTHIFKKQIGRLPDGIDLSNSVENEFYCLRLAAAFGLPVTKAEMQDFNGMRALVVERFDRRWTADKRLLRMPQEDFCQVLSVPPTRKYQSEGGPGLIQMLEVLRGSDSPTVDRETLLKAQIFFWLIGATDGHAKNFSIFLGPGGSYRLTPLYDVLTAQPSLEAGQVQRKQMKLSMSVGTNRHYRIDEIQRRHFVQTALAAGLSRSAIAMVLEEVVDTAPKALETVENALPNDFPTAVSVSVSRGVKQRLDVLVAAP
- a CDS encoding DUF4124 domain-containing protein, encoding MRPSLPRTRTSMTSRCNQAPLDVLPIPRMAPATVLTVLTLVLLVVPTTFANGTLFECVDAHGKTVFTDSPRQFLSCHAVNLLSPKASTGPMPPTGMPFPPNAPQHVGKTPSSPLLLDYSHATAVPVERSGSVLVVMATLNDSKQARLIVDTGASQTIISRRLATELGLASTAYATRVLLHTASGSVQVDAVILDAIRIGGAELRNSQVLIHDLPDLPFTVDGLLGLSFLGAYQITLDSSRGELHLKSLPEKTRELGDR
- a CDS encoding winged helix-turn-helix transcriptional regulator, with translation MVAAQKSHWPFPYSDQSSRPAQTGVLLLSSTFQVVHLNADGRALLQELIMRPGPTVDLPPVIRSFCQELIQMLPPSPESTDWENVRLSQTALSRSGRIMLRAFGIPSPLHPGDGQLLVLIDRLELSDERGYAHPASATPIHLTPREAAVMRYLLEGLTNKEIANKLSISEHTVKDHLKRLMKKTRVTTRTAVVSRLLSDHRLLAQLANAPVPSADQDIHDLAV